Proteins from a single region of Bacteroidota bacterium:
- a CDS encoding rhamnogalacturonan acetylesterase has product MIDNLLQIMMKTYNRKIKGKSISWMFVVVLFSAAAYSLAWITVRKPALFIIGDSTVRNGDGRGNNGLWGWGDCIAPLFDTAKIHIENHARGGRSSRTYITEGLWEQVVSQIKPGDYLIMQFGHNDGGSMDTGRARASLPGNGEETKSIIIKASGKPEVVHTYGWYIRKYIADARAKGAEVIVCSPIPRNIWKDGKVARATNDYTKWAREAAHSGGAFFIDLNEISSGHFEEIGQETIKTQYFLKDHTHTTLVGAKLNAVSVVEGLRKIHGCSLNKYLKN; this is encoded by the coding sequence ATGATTGATAATTTATTACAAATAATGATGAAAACATACAATAGAAAAATTAAGGGAAAATCTATTTCGTGGATGTTTGTCGTTGTATTATTCAGCGCTGCTGCTTATTCCCTGGCATGGATCACCGTTCGGAAGCCTGCCTTATTTATTATTGGTGATTCTACTGTCAGAAATGGCGATGGAAGGGGTAATAATGGTTTGTGGGGCTGGGGGGATTGCATTGCCCCTTTATTTGATACGGCCAAAATTCATATTGAAAATCATGCCCGCGGGGGAAGAAGCAGCCGGACTTATATCACGGAAGGGCTTTGGGAGCAGGTGGTTTCTCAAATCAAGCCTGGTGATTATTTGATCATGCAGTTTGGACACAACGACGGTGGTTCCATGGATACAGGACGTGCCCGTGCATCGCTTCCAGGAAATGGTGAAGAAACGAAGTCAATTATCATAAAAGCTTCCGGAAAACCTGAAGTTGTGCATACTTATGGCTGGTATATACGCAAATATATTGCCGATGCAAGAGCAAAAGGGGCAGAAGTAATTGTATGTTCGCCTATTCCAAGAAATATCTGGAAGGATGGCAAGGTAGCCAGGGCCACCAACGATTACACCAAATGGGCAAGGGAAGCTGCGCATTCCGGCGGAGCCTTTTTTATTGACCTGAATGAGATTTCTTCCGGACACTTTGAAGAAATCGGGCAGGAGACCATTAAAACACAGTATTTCCTTAAAGACCATACCCACACCACATTGGTCGGAGCAAAGTTGAATGCAGTTTCTGTGGTCGAAGGCCTTAGAAAAATTCATGGTTGTTCATTGAACAAGTATTTGAAAAATTGA